A window of Rhipicephalus microplus isolate Deutch F79 chromosome X, USDA_Rmic, whole genome shotgun sequence genomic DNA:
GAAAGCGTGACGGGAGCTATTCATAATATAATTAGGCATTTAAATACGCACTATACTATTGTAGAGTGGCCAGCAATGGCAGAACCAGCGCAAAGCTTGTGTTTCCGAATCGTTTTTTTTATCTACGTGAGAAGAGTTCTCTGCTTCGGCAAGCAGCGGTGCTTTTCTCTTCCGAGAGAGCCATCCTGGAGAATCATGGGCAGACCACTACAGCAGAGTGCACGATAGTAAAAATTTAGCAGTTTTATATGCCCAATCTCACGTATTGACATTGTTGATCACTACATTCTAAGAAAGCTCAAATGGCGGGACGAGCTAGGCTAGCTCAAGGAGTTCAGACCCTTTATCGCAGTCACGGGCACACGACACTAAAAGGCTTCAAGACATCGCGATGGTGCATTTGACGCTGTTTACCAGCAGTTGCGTGAGATCGGGCTCTCTGGCGACTTTCTTGGTCGCTTAGCAGCTTGGGAAACTGCCTCTTGGCCGTCGACTCAATCGCATAAACATGGAACGGAGGTATTTCGCTTAACGTACTAGAGGGCTCGAGTCCTTGATAGGTAAAAGGCAGGAGAGATGTCTATTGTCATTGTGTGCGTAGCAGTGTTTTGGGCGTATACGTCGTGAAAAGAATCACACAGTCCCAATCTTAGTAACCGGTAGGGGCGTACATTGTCAGTTTATCACCTGATGTTTGATTGGATATTTCTGTTCAACCATTAGTTTCATGGATGTAACAAGAAGTGTGAAAGACCTTGCATGTCTCTAGAATTGCTTGACGTCTTCAGACGAAAATGCACGTCCTTCGGTCAATGATCGGCTTGCGCATTGTACTATGCTGTAGAGTGATGTGGTGTGAAGTGAGAGGCAACTTTGGTAGTGGATGCAGATGGCCATGGCAAAGTCTCTGCTTAGCGCGTGATAGATGACAACAATTATCTATCTTTTGGTTGCAAGAGTGATGAGAAGCGTTCGAATTATCACTGGTGAAGTCTAAAAGGCTGACAGGGCAACTCAGGCGTTATCACGGAGCAGGGAAATGGCAAGGGGGGTTCTTGTGACGCTGCGCGCGACGCAACAGGGGTGTAGTCACAAATttttctcggggggggggggggggtgcttaacCATACTTCATGTATGTGTGGCGAAACGGGTCGGCGCCGCTTCTGCACCTGCGCGCCGTGGCGATGCCTGCAAACACGGCACTggcgataagaacactctcgtccgaaagaagcaagaaaactgtgtgtgtgtgccccgattcatgggcagtcgttgtagaaccctcagtgcggaaacattaaaGCTATGTTATCCCACATCTGGCGATGCAACCTCGCCCCCTGCGCAGACGACCTGGCCAGCCTACTACAGAGAGCTCCTTGCCATCTACGAAGCAGTCCAACACTTTCGCCACATCCTCGAGGCACAGCACTGCACCATATACACCGACCATAAACCTATCACTTACGCCTTCTCCCAACGCCGCGAAAAACTTCCATCGGTTCAGCAGAACCAGCTGTCCTTCATCGCTCAATTCACCACAGATATCCACAACATCAGCCGAAAGGAAAACGTGGTCACCGACGCAATCTCTCGCGTTTCGGCTGTCGAGCTATCAACCGTTACAACCGACGCCCTCACCGAAGCTGAGAAAACGGACACCGAACTCCAGCAGCTCCACGAGAATGGCTCTTCCCTTCAACTTCAAAAAGTTACCATCCCTGGTTCAACAGACGCTCTCTACTGTAACATATAAACAGGACGAGTGAGACCTTACGTCCCTTCTTTGCATCGCCAAAGCCTCTTCAACCAGTTACACAACTCAGTAATCCCGGCATCCGAGCTTCTACACGCCTCGTGACTGACCGGTACGCGTGGCCCTCAATGCAACGGGACTGCCGCACCTGGGTACGCACATGCATTCATGCCAGCGCACCAAAATTACCCGGCAAGTCACGTCGCCACTCGGAGAATTCCCCCTCCCGACGGAACAGTTCCAGCACGTCCACATCGACATCATTGGCCCCCTCCCACCAGCCGGCCCTTACCGCTATTGCCTCACCGACATCGATCGTTACACTCGTTGGCCCGAGGTGTGGCCGCTCGAAAGGATCACCGCAGAAGACGTGGCATCAGCCTTCTTCTCCGGCTGGGTTTCACGCTTCGGCACTCCTCGTCGAGTCACCACTGATCAAGGAAGGCAATTCGAATCTCAACTCTTCAGGCTCCTCGGGCTCTCCACCGGGTTCGAGCGTTCACGGATAACTAGCTACCACTCTTGCGCCAACGGGATGATTGAACGGTTTCACCGGCAGTTCAAGGCAGCCATCATGTGCCACCCTCACTCATCCTGGCTCGAAGCTCTCCCCGCCGTCGCTCTCGGTCTGCGCGCAACTTTCAAGCCAGACATTCAAGCCACGCCCGCGGAACACGTCTACGGGGAGCCGCTTCGCCTACCTGGAGAACTCATCTCCGCTCCGACCTCTGATGTAACCAGCTCGGACCCTGCAGACTTCGTCGCTCGACTCCATCGCACAATGGGCGTGCTGCGCCCCTCACCAGCGGCTCGCCACACAAAGCCGACCCCGTTCGTGTTTAAGGACCTGGCAACATGCTCGCATGCCTTCCTCCGCGACGACACTGTACGCGCATCTTTCCAGCCGCCTTACTCCGGACCTTACAAAGTCATCTGTCGCGACGACAAAACATTCACCCTGCAAAACAGTGGAAAGGATGTACGCGTTTCGAAACCATCGACCGCCTACAGCCATCATACATCCTTTCCCAGGAGAATAGCAACCCCCGCACGCCTCCCGTAATTCGCCGACAACAGCCCGCAACGCCTAGGCTCGCACCCTACACCACCCGCCTTGGACGCCAGGTGCGGGTCCCCAAACGTCTTCACCCCTGAACGCTCCTatctgtgggggggggggggggtggcgaaaCGGGTTGGCGCTGCTTCTGCGCCTGCGCATCGCGGTgatgcctccaaacacgggcgccggcgataagaacactctcgcccgaaagaagcaagaaaactgtgtgtgtgccTCGATTCAAGGGCAGTAGTTGTAGAACCCtcagtgcggaaacattaaaGCTATGTTATCCCACATAGCTTTAATGTAGAAaaattcttttttgtgtttttttttcagtgtgtgcaCATGTGACTGAGACATGTGCCTCGTTAATAATGTAGGTCCATAATTGTTATCATTTTATACCATGTTTTTTGTACCCGTACAATTGTATaaatatgtgaatatagaatgtttgttgacactttccaacccactcctgtaaaaatgcctgacgggattgacagtattgttaaataaataaataaaaatatgctTGTACTTGCGTTAGCGTGTGTGCACgtatatatacgcaagcaaaattgaaaaatttcgGAGTGAGGAGGGGTTTGAACCCCCATCTCCTCGGCTCCGCCACTGGTGGATGCAGCGGTTAGCAGAGCGTTAGTACAGTGGCAGGAAAGTACAAGTCCACACGCCTTCTAACACACACACTGTGATTGAGCCATGAAGGCACGCATATGTCTTGACGTATAATGGCTCAGAATAAGTCATTTGCGTCCGTCACAGGGGTAGTTGTGATATTAGCGCAACTGTCGCAAAGATTGATATGTTGCCTCGGATGGCTTACTTTTTAAAGGATGGTAGGTAACGTTGCATCACGCAATGCGTCCACAAGGGAAGCAATGCAGGGATTCCTGCTTCGCTCAACAGGCACATCGGCGACGCGAATGGGAACGCGTCGTACATGTACACGAGCACCCTAGTTGGAACTTTTTTGGGGGTGAAGCTCCCTAAGCCGCAGGTCGggcgtccacgatgtatgtagttgtagtaaTAGTAGGTAGCCACGTCCACG
This region includes:
- the LOC119162038 gene encoding uncharacterized protein LOC119162038, whose product is MHSCQRTKITRQVTSPLGEFPLPTEQFQHVHIDIIGPLPPAGPYRYCLTDIDRYTRWPEVWPLERITAEDVASAFFSGWVSRFGTPRRVTTDQGRQFESQLFRLLGLSTGFERSRITSYHSCANGMIERFHRQFKAAIMCHPHSSWLEALPAVALGLRATFKPDIQATPAEHVYGEPLRLPGELISAPTSDVTSSDPADFVARLHRTMGVLRPSPAARHTKPTPFVFKDLATCSHAFLRDDTVRASFQPPYSGPYKVICRDDKTFTLQNSGKDVRVSKPSTAYSHHTSFPRRIATPARLP